The Populus alba chromosome 4, ASM523922v2, whole genome shotgun sequence genome contains a region encoding:
- the LOC118038848 gene encoding ubiquitin-like protein 5 produces the protein MIEVVLNDRLGKKVRVKCNEDDTIGDLKKLVAAQTGTRPDKIRIQKWYTIYKDHITLKDYEIHDGMGLELYYN, from the coding sequence ATGATAGAGGTGGTCTTGAACGACAGATTGGGCAAGAAGGTGAGAGTAAAATGCAATGAAGATGATACGATAGGGGACCTCAAAAAGCTGGTGGCTGCCCAGACCGGCACCCGACCCGATAAGATCCGGATCCAGAAATGGTACACGATCTACAAGGACCATATCACTCTCAAAGACTACGAAATCCATGATGGCATGGGCCTCGAGCTGTACTACAACTGA